A genomic stretch from Arthrobacter sp. KBS0702 includes:
- a CDS encoding ammonium transporter, which yields MELTAGNIWIMVSAALALLMTPALGLFYGGMTRAKASLNMIMMSFVSAGIVGVVWVLWGYSMTSGKGVLGIFGDPFASFGLNGLMGSPDLLKAGFSATFAIITVALISGAIADRAKFTAWVLFVPVWITLVYCPLAFMVWGGGLMSAGGAVSSVFGQVIDFAGGTVVEISSGTAALVLVMILGNRHGFGKDPAHRPHNIPFVMLGAGILWFGWFGFNAGAATTVEQAGLIWVNTLAAPAAAMLSWLVAEKVRHGHPTSLGAASGVVAGLVAITPSCANVSPLAAIGLGLVAGAACCVFVDLKFKFGFDDSLDVVGVHLGGGLIGTLALGFIALPADGQGGGLFYGGGLHQLVAQTVAVLITVTLSGLGTAVIGLALHRTIGFRVSHEAEVAGVDRSEHAETAYEFDGLAHSRFNPFGHPVQAHHAAAAQHSPQHGQTERAREDSFA from the coding sequence GTGGAACTCACCGCGGGAAACATCTGGATCATGGTCTCGGCGGCCCTTGCGCTGCTCATGACCCCGGCCCTGGGCCTCTTCTACGGCGGCATGACCCGCGCCAAGGCCTCACTGAACATGATCATGATGAGCTTCGTCTCGGCCGGCATCGTCGGTGTGGTCTGGGTGCTTTGGGGCTACTCGATGACCAGCGGCAAGGGCGTCCTGGGCATTTTCGGGGACCCGTTCGCCAGCTTCGGGCTGAACGGGCTCATGGGCTCCCCGGACCTCCTCAAGGCCGGCTTCAGCGCAACCTTCGCGATCATCACCGTCGCCCTGATCAGCGGTGCCATCGCCGACCGTGCCAAGTTCACCGCCTGGGTGCTCTTCGTGCCGGTCTGGATCACCCTCGTCTACTGCCCGCTGGCCTTTATGGTCTGGGGCGGCGGCCTGATGAGCGCCGGCGGGGCCGTGAGCTCCGTCTTCGGCCAGGTGATCGACTTCGCCGGCGGCACCGTGGTCGAAATCAGCTCGGGCACCGCAGCCCTGGTGCTGGTCATGATCCTGGGCAACCGCCACGGCTTCGGCAAGGACCCGGCCCACCGGCCGCACAACATCCCGTTCGTCATGCTCGGCGCCGGCATCCTCTGGTTCGGCTGGTTCGGCTTCAACGCCGGTGCCGCGACGACGGTGGAGCAGGCCGGCCTAATATGGGTCAACACCCTCGCCGCCCCGGCCGCGGCCATGCTCAGCTGGCTGGTGGCCGAGAAGGTCCGCCACGGCCACCCCACCTCGCTCGGCGCTGCGTCCGGCGTCGTGGCCGGACTGGTTGCGATCACGCCCTCCTGCGCCAATGTCAGCCCGCTGGCCGCGATTGGCCTGGGCCTGGTGGCCGGCGCCGCCTGCTGCGTCTTCGTGGACCTGAAGTTCAAGTTCGGCTTCGATGACTCGCTCGACGTCGTCGGCGTGCACCTCGGCGGCGGGCTGATCGGAACGCTGGCGCTCGGCTTCATCGCCCTGCCGGCGGACGGCCAGGGTGGCGGGCTCTTCTACGGCGGGGGGCTGCACCAGCTGGTTGCCCAGACGGTAGCCGTGTTGATCACCGTCACGCTTTCCGGGCTGGGCACGGCGGTCATCGGCCTTGCACTGCACCGGACCATCGGTTTCCGCGTCAGCCACGAGGCCGAGGTGGCCGGTGTGGACCGCTCGGAGCACGCCGAGACCGCCTACGAATTCGATGGACTGGCGCACAGCCGCTTCAACCCGTTCGGCCACCCCGTCCAGGCGCACCACGCCGCCGCCGCGCAGCACAGCCCGCAGCACGGCCAGACGGAGCGTGCAAGGGAAGACAGCTTCGCGTAA
- a CDS encoding Na+/H+ antiporter has translation MELALGLLVLVAVVCAGSALGRKLNVSVPLLLVLAGVAGSFLPFVPHIELNPELVLVGLLPPLLYAAALRTSLFDFGSNRRAIGLLSVGYVIFGTLAVGFVVWWLFPEIPLAAAIALGAVVAPPDAVAATAIARKVGMPRRIVTILEGESLINDATALVCLRAAIAAIAGTVSAAGIAGGFLLAAGGGLVVGLAAAYVLTELRKRIRNVAINTTTSLMAPFVAYLPAEAIHASGVLAVVVTGLVMGTKAPSMPNGAARLSQRSNWNTVQFLLENSVFLLIGLQVRTIIEGIQDDSLGAGRIWAGCAVILLAVLLLRPVWVFPATYLPRLIPSVRRRDPAPPWQIPAIVSWAGMRGVVTLAAVLVLPADLEHRSVLILAAMVVVGGTLTLQGFTLPALVRLLRVQGPDQREDALNQASLMQLATAAGVERLQELRTDSDPPEVVAMLKRRTQERGLAAWERLGRPTSEAATPSQRYAELRLAMLEAERAKVLELRRGGEYAHEVLSEVLDRLDVEESMLDISLEELDTAGDGGGGEGIARPGGVCGHLESAPDPEVPRDPFCADCRREGTTPVHLRMCLACGSVGCCDSSPGTHASRHFEATGHPVMRSIEPGEDWRWCYEDDLLG, from the coding sequence ATGGAACTCGCCCTCGGACTCCTGGTGCTCGTGGCCGTTGTCTGTGCCGGCAGCGCCCTCGGCCGGAAGCTCAACGTCTCCGTTCCGCTGCTGCTGGTGCTGGCCGGTGTCGCGGGGTCCTTCCTCCCCTTTGTCCCGCATATTGAGCTGAACCCGGAACTGGTCCTCGTCGGGCTGCTGCCGCCACTGCTCTATGCCGCCGCGCTGCGGACCTCGCTCTTCGACTTCGGCTCCAACCGGCGTGCCATCGGGCTGCTCTCGGTGGGTTACGTCATCTTCGGAACCCTTGCCGTGGGCTTCGTGGTGTGGTGGCTGTTCCCGGAAATTCCGCTGGCCGCCGCGATCGCCCTCGGCGCCGTGGTGGCGCCGCCCGACGCCGTGGCCGCAACCGCCATCGCCCGGAAGGTGGGCATGCCCCGCCGGATCGTTACCATCCTGGAGGGCGAATCCCTGATCAACGACGCCACCGCGCTGGTCTGCCTCCGCGCCGCCATCGCGGCGATCGCCGGGACCGTGTCCGCGGCCGGGATCGCCGGCGGCTTCCTGCTCGCGGCAGGCGGCGGACTGGTGGTCGGATTGGCGGCCGCCTACGTACTGACCGAGCTCCGCAAGCGGATCCGCAACGTCGCGATCAACACCACGACGTCGCTGATGGCCCCGTTCGTCGCCTACCTCCCGGCCGAGGCGATCCACGCTTCCGGCGTCCTCGCCGTCGTCGTCACCGGGCTGGTGATGGGAACCAAGGCGCCCTCCATGCCCAACGGCGCGGCCCGGCTGAGCCAGCGCAGCAACTGGAACACGGTGCAGTTCCTGCTGGAAAACTCCGTGTTCCTGCTGATCGGGCTGCAGGTCCGGACGATCATCGAGGGCATCCAGGATGACTCGCTGGGCGCCGGACGGATCTGGGCGGGCTGCGCGGTGATCCTGCTGGCGGTGTTGCTGCTCCGGCCGGTGTGGGTCTTCCCGGCGACGTACCTGCCCCGGCTGATCCCGTCCGTGCGGCGGAGGGACCCGGCGCCGCCGTGGCAGATCCCGGCGATCGTGTCCTGGGCCGGGATGCGCGGGGTGGTGACGCTGGCCGCGGTGCTGGTGTTGCCGGCGGACCTCGAACATCGTTCCGTGTTGATCCTGGCCGCGATGGTGGTGGTCGGCGGAACGTTGACGCTGCAGGGCTTCACCTTGCCGGCGTTGGTGCGGCTGCTCCGCGTGCAGGGTCCGGACCAGCGCGAGGATGCCCTGAACCAGGCTTCGCTGATGCAGCTGGCCACCGCCGCCGGCGTGGAACGGCTGCAGGAACTGCGGACCGACAGCGATCCGCCGGAGGTGGTGGCGATGCTCAAGCGGCGGACCCAGGAGCGCGGGCTGGCGGCCTGGGAGCGGCTGGGTAGGCCGACGTCGGAGGCCGCGACCCCGAGCCAGCGCTACGCCGAATTGCGGCTGGCCATGCTGGAGGCGGAACGGGCCAAAGTGCTGGAGCTGCGCCGCGGCGGCGAGTACGCCCACGAGGTCCTCAGCGAGGTCCTGGACCGGCTCGACGTGGAGGAATCCATGCTCGACATCTCGTTGGAGGAACTGGACACTGCCGGCGACGGCGGCGGCGGGGAAGGGATCGCAAGGCCCGGCGGTGTCTGCGGGCACCTCGAATCCGCCCCGGACCCGGAAGTGCCGCGCGACCCCTTCTGCGCGGACTG